Proteins encoded by one window of Marixanthomonas sp. SCSIO 43207:
- a CDS encoding formimidoylglutamase: MIEFLSPISKTVIAHKEVLPEGVLGKQIQTHHVTGDLPDLKNVKFAILGILENRNDENYLGEEVSVSSFRKALYALYPGNWSYNIIDIGNIEKGETVQDTYFAVKTVIEALLKKKIIPLILGGSQDLLYAHYRAYDSHGSMINLANVDTKFDLGDAEKPISNKSFVGKIIVDKPYNLFNYSLLGYQSYFNAPEEIALMEKLYFDAYRLGEVTQDITVVEPILRDADIVAMDISAIKSAEMSYKNSASPNGFDGREICAIARYAGISNRVSSFGIYELKDFKTAETGAMLVAQILWYFIEGVNFRVQEGSFENDKDYNTYKVPIEDDILIFKKSNKTGRWWIELPFISGVNNKLKTPTLLPCTYGDYLSATNQEIPERWYKARRKNEV, translated from the coding sequence ATGATAGAGTTTCTCTCGCCGATTTCAAAAACAGTAATCGCACACAAGGAGGTTTTACCAGAAGGTGTTTTAGGTAAACAGATACAAACACACCATGTTACAGGTGATCTCCCAGATTTAAAAAATGTAAAATTTGCCATTTTAGGAATTCTTGAAAACCGAAATGATGAAAATTATTTGGGGGAAGAAGTTTCTGTTTCGTCTTTTAGAAAAGCTTTGTATGCGCTCTACCCGGGTAATTGGTCATACAATATTATTGATATAGGTAATATAGAAAAAGGAGAAACAGTTCAAGATACGTACTTTGCCGTAAAAACTGTAATTGAAGCTTTGCTGAAAAAAAAGATTATTCCCTTAATTCTTGGTGGGAGTCAAGATCTTTTATATGCCCATTACAGAGCATATGATTCACACGGAAGTATGATAAACTTGGCAAATGTTGATACTAAGTTTGATCTAGGCGATGCCGAAAAACCCATTAGCAATAAATCTTTTGTAGGAAAAATCATCGTAGACAAGCCTTATAACCTTTTTAATTACAGTTTGTTAGGCTATCAATCTTATTTTAACGCTCCAGAAGAGATTGCTTTAATGGAAAAATTGTATTTTGACGCCTATAGATTGGGTGAAGTAACTCAAGATATTACCGTTGTAGAGCCTATTTTACGAGATGCCGATATTGTGGCTATGGATATTTCAGCAATAAAAAGTGCAGAAATGAGTTATAAGAATAGCGCAAGTCCTAATGGCTTTGACGGAAGAGAAATTTGTGCCATAGCTCGATATGCAGGTATTAGCAATAGAGTAAGTTCTTTTGGAATCTATGAGTTAAAAGATTTTAAAACTGCAGAAACCGGCGCTATGCTAGTTGCACAAATACTTTGGTATTTTATAGAAGGAGTTAATTTTAGAGTTCAAGAAGGTAGTTTTGAGAATGATAAAGATTACAATACATATAAAGTGCCTATTGAAGATGACATTTTAATATTTAAAAAGAGTAATAAAACCGGAAGATGGTGGATAGAGCTGCCATTTATTTCAGGTGTTAATAATAAATTAAAAACACCAACGTTATTACCTTGCACTTATGGCGATTATTTGAGTGCAACGAATCAAGAAATTCCGGAAAGGTGGTATAAAGCCCGCCGAAAGAATGAAGTATAA
- the gldM gene encoding gliding motility protein GldM — MASGKLGPRQKMINLMYLIFIAMLALNMSKEVLSAFGLLNERLADSNTATEARNTAFMNNLATKASEQAEQYGAVKEKADQISSMSNELDTYLSDLKTGMVGTLKPDETEDYEVQDKSDYLDQKLFQGDKLSPEGKTFISKIDAYREGVISLIGDSYPSIASDVEAKFKTQPVERRDGVEVPWLNYHFEGFPLVASRTKLTQMQNDIKTTQSEILSKMLAGQQEVALSFTNYNTLLETSKSAYYAGEEFDGGIVLGRTDPNTKPSRVELTLDGRPLKENEYSFEGGKVKLNISAGSAGDHTIEGNLIFAEDGKDIEVPVKSTFSTISKPNSAVISADKMNVVYRGVDNPMTVSIPGIPDNKVNASAPGLSKVSGSKYVMRPTTGSTVTITASGTLPDGEPIRTPKEFRIKGIPAPTGAVRGETGIVRMQRQGLEIASISAILEDFDFDLNLRVTGFSFKVSGQPTVIVSGTKLNAQAKAALRRAKRGEAVQIYDINTSISGSNVKLKKTAPVFIELTN, encoded by the coding sequence ATGGCAAGTGGAAAACTAGGACCTAGACAAAAGATGATTAATCTGATGTATCTGATTTTCATCGCAATGTTGGCATTAAATATGTCCAAAGAAGTATTATCAGCTTTTGGGCTTTTAAATGAACGATTAGCAGATTCAAATACAGCTACCGAAGCTAGAAACACTGCGTTTATGAATAACCTAGCAACAAAAGCTAGTGAACAAGCAGAACAGTACGGTGCTGTAAAAGAAAAGGCTGATCAAATAAGTTCAATGTCTAATGAATTAGACACTTATCTTTCAGATTTAAAAACAGGTATGGTTGGAACCTTAAAACCTGATGAAACTGAAGATTATGAAGTTCAAGATAAATCTGATTATTTAGATCAAAAATTATTTCAAGGCGATAAATTATCGCCAGAAGGAAAGACTTTTATTTCAAAAATCGATGCATATCGAGAAGGAGTAATTAGTCTTATAGGAGATTCTTATCCTAGTATCGCTAGTGATGTAGAAGCTAAATTTAAAACACAACCAGTAGAACGTCGTGACGGTGTTGAAGTACCGTGGTTAAATTATCACTTTGAAGGATTCCCGTTAGTTGCATCCAGAACTAAACTAACTCAAATGCAGAATGATATCAAAACAACCCAAAGCGAGATTTTATCAAAAATGTTAGCTGGTCAACAAGAAGTTGCTTTGTCATTTACTAATTATAATACTCTTCTTGAAACATCAAAATCTGCTTATTACGCAGGAGAAGAGTTTGATGGAGGTATCGTTTTAGGTAGAACAGACCCTAATACTAAACCCTCTCGAGTAGAACTAACTCTAGATGGAAGACCATTAAAAGAAAACGAATATTCTTTTGAGGGTGGTAAAGTAAAATTAAATATAAGTGCGGGAAGTGCAGGTGACCATACTATTGAAGGTAACTTGATTTTTGCAGAAGACGGGAAAGATATTGAAGTGCCAGTAAAAAGTACATTTTCAACCATATCTAAGCCTAATTCAGCTGTAATTTCAGCAGATAAAATGAATGTAGTTTATCGTGGTGTAGATAACCCTATGACGGTTTCTATTCCTGGTATCCCAGATAATAAGGTGAATGCATCTGCACCTGGTTTAAGTAAGGTGTCTGGTAGTAAATATGTTATGCGGCCTACTACAGGTTCTACAGTTACTATTACCGCTAGTGGTACTTTACCTGATGGTGAGCCAATTAGAACTCCTAAAGAATTCCGTATTAAAGGAATACCTGCACCAACAGGTGCCGTACGAGGAGAAACCGGTATTGTAAGAATGCAACGTCAAGGCCTTGAAATAGCTAGTATTAGTGCTATTCTAGAAGATTTTGATTTTGACCTTAACTTACGTGTAACAGGCTTTAGCTTTAAAGTCTCTGGTCAACCTACAGTGATAGTAAGTGGAACCAAACTAAATGCTCAAGCAAAAGCTGCTTTAAGAAGAGCAAAACGTGGTGAAGCTGTACAGATTTATGATATTAACACCAGTATTTCAGGAAGTAATGTTAAGTTAAAGAAAACGGCTCCTGTATTTATTGAGTTGACAAACTAG
- the gldN gene encoding gliding motility protein GldN, with the protein MNNKNVITALFGLLISFGATAQVNILNAETPDDIGKKTEAQIAYDNDEPLPYGYVDERDVLWSKTTWEIIDLDERVNFPLYYPIDTNNIGSERRSLYDVLVSGIKNGDIEHVYADSYFTEKRTLDDLSASLVYSDTTDLGIEQFNAEGTVDPQYIRKFTLDAGDLEEWRIRGIWYIDKRQGELKYRLLGICPVANEARSKAFPDDNIDSKVELFWVWFPAARDVLHNAKAFNRKNTSQPISYDHLLNSRRFEAMIYKEDNVQGDRGVRDYINDNALMQLLESDRIEESIRNMEIDLWNY; encoded by the coding sequence ATGAACAATAAAAATGTTATTACGGCTCTTTTTGGTCTTTTAATATCTTTTGGTGCTACCGCACAAGTAAATATATTAAATGCCGAAACTCCGGATGATATAGGTAAGAAGACCGAGGCACAAATTGCCTATGATAATGATGAACCTTTGCCTTATGGTTACGTAGATGAGCGTGATGTATTATGGTCAAAAACAACTTGGGAAATTATAGATCTTGATGAGCGAGTAAACTTTCCATTGTACTATCCTATTGATACAAATAACATTGGTTCAGAGCGTAGATCATTATATGATGTACTTGTTTCAGGAATAAAAAATGGAGATATAGAGCATGTGTATGCAGACTCTTATTTTACTGAAAAGAGAACACTTGATGATTTAAGTGCTTCATTGGTGTATAGCGATACAACAGATCTTGGTATTGAACAATTTAATGCTGAAGGAACAGTTGATCCTCAATACATCAGAAAATTTACTCTTGATGCAGGAGATCTTGAAGAATGGCGCATACGTGGTATATGGTACATAGACAAGCGTCAAGGCGAACTTAAATATAGGTTGTTAGGAATTTGTCCAGTAGCTAATGAAGCCCGTTCAAAGGCGTTCCCTGATGATAATATTGATAGTAAGGTTGAGTTGTTCTGGGTTTGGTTTCCGGCAGCAAGAGATGTGTTGCATAATGCCAAAGCTTTTAACCGTAAAAACACGTCACAGCCAATTTCATACGATCATTTGCTCAATTCTAGGCGATTTGAAGCTATGATTTATAAAGAAGATAACGTACAAGGAGATCGAGGTGTACGTGATTACATTAATGATAATGCGCTTATGCAATTATTAGAATCAGATAGAATCGAAGAGAGCATCCGTAACATGGAAATTGATCTTTGGAACTATTAA
- the topA gene encoding type I DNA topoisomerase: protein MAKNLVIVESPAKAKTIEKFLGKEFKVASSFGHIADLPSKEIGVDTEGDFTPKYIVPSDKKSLVRDLKKLAKSAETVWLASDEDREGEAIAWHLAEELDLKDDKTKRIVFHEITKTAILKAIENPRKIDYNLVNAQQARRILDRLVGYELSPVLWRKVKGGLSAGRVQSVAVRLIVERERDIEAFSPVASYRVDAEFKTEDGSTFKAKIPKNFETEKEARAFLQKNIGANYKIADLTKKPAKKSPAPPFTTSTLQQEASRKLYFSVGKTMTIAQRLYEAGLITYMRTDSVNLSNDAKKAAEKEISSAYGDKYSKPRNYKGKSKGAQEAHEAIRPTDMSRHTISGDRDQERLYNLIWKRTIASQMSDAQLERTNVKIDVLGKEKVEEQFSANGEMIKFDGFLKVYLEGTDTEDEEQDGMLPKLTKGDTLDNKYITATERFTRPPYRFTEASLVKRMEELGIGRPSTYAPTISTIIGRNYIEKGTVEGTERKYLQLTLQSDTVKDKTLTETVGSDKGKLVPTDIGMVVNDFLVDHFGNILDYNFTAKVEEDFDDIAEGKEQWKEMLQDFYKKFHPHVEDVQENAERESGERILGEHPESGRTVLVRLGKYGPMAQIGAPDDEEKQFASLRPDQQLHLVTLEEVLDLFKLPKDLGVYDGEEVETNNGRYGPYVRWGKKFISLPKGMDPLDVDMAKAKELIEEKKKADAPIYEYEGLPVQKGVGRFGPFIKWNSMFINVNKKYDFDNLSEEDIIELIEVKKQKEIDKLINEWPDEGIRLEKARWGRFNLIKGKTKVELPKSTKADKITLEEAKDILEKKAPKKKTRKKKKTSAKKK, encoded by the coding sequence ATGGCAAAGAATTTAGTGATAGTAGAGTCGCCCGCAAAGGCTAAAACCATTGAAAAATTTCTCGGGAAAGAGTTCAAGGTTGCTTCTAGTTTTGGGCACATTGCAGACCTGCCGTCAAAAGAAATAGGTGTAGATACCGAAGGAGATTTTACTCCTAAATATATAGTACCAAGTGATAAAAAAAGCTTGGTACGTGACTTGAAAAAATTAGCAAAAAGTGCTGAGACCGTTTGGCTTGCAAGTGATGAGGACCGAGAAGGAGAAGCTATTGCGTGGCATTTGGCCGAAGAACTAGATTTGAAAGACGATAAAACAAAACGTATTGTTTTTCATGAAATCACAAAAACGGCAATCCTTAAAGCAATTGAAAACCCTCGTAAAATTGATTACAATCTTGTAAATGCACAGCAAGCGCGACGCATTTTAGATCGTTTGGTGGGTTATGAACTTTCACCAGTTTTATGGCGAAAGGTAAAAGGAGGTCTGTCTGCGGGTCGTGTGCAAAGTGTCGCAGTGCGTTTAATAGTTGAGCGCGAGCGTGATATTGAAGCATTTTCACCGGTTGCATCCTATCGAGTAGATGCAGAGTTTAAAACAGAAGACGGAAGCACTTTTAAAGCAAAAATTCCAAAGAATTTTGAAACCGAAAAAGAAGCAAGAGCATTTCTTCAGAAGAATATTGGTGCCAATTACAAAATAGCCGACCTTACCAAAAAGCCGGCAAAAAAATCACCAGCTCCGCCTTTTACCACATCAACGCTTCAACAAGAAGCATCAAGAAAATTATACTTTTCGGTAGGAAAAACGATGACCATTGCACAACGTTTGTATGAAGCAGGTTTAATTACCTATATGCGTACTGATAGTGTTAACCTTTCTAATGACGCCAAAAAAGCTGCCGAAAAGGAAATTAGTTCGGCTTACGGTGATAAATATAGCAAACCTCGTAACTACAAAGGAAAGTCTAAAGGAGCACAAGAGGCTCACGAAGCGATACGGCCTACCGATATGTCAAGACACACAATAAGTGGCGACCGTGATCAAGAACGTTTGTATAATTTAATTTGGAAACGAACCATAGCATCACAAATGAGCGATGCTCAGTTAGAACGCACCAATGTTAAAATTGACGTGCTTGGTAAAGAAAAAGTTGAAGAGCAGTTTAGTGCCAACGGTGAAATGATAAAGTTTGACGGTTTTCTAAAAGTGTATTTAGAAGGAACCGATACCGAAGATGAAGAACAAGATGGTATGTTGCCAAAGCTTACCAAAGGAGATACATTGGATAATAAGTATATCACCGCTACAGAACGTTTTACAAGACCTCCGTACCGCTTTACAGAAGCCTCTCTTGTGAAAAGAATGGAAGAGTTAGGTATAGGTCGTCCATCAACCTATGCGCCTACCATCTCAACAATTATAGGTAGAAACTACATTGAAAAAGGAACCGTAGAAGGAACCGAGCGAAAGTATCTTCAATTAACATTACAAAGTGACACCGTAAAAGATAAGACCTTAACAGAAACTGTAGGAAGTGATAAAGGAAAGTTGGTCCCAACAGATATAGGTATGGTAGTTAATGACTTTTTGGTAGATCACTTCGGAAATATTCTAGACTATAATTTTACGGCAAAAGTAGAAGAAGACTTTGATGACATTGCCGAAGGAAAAGAGCAGTGGAAAGAAATGCTTCAAGATTTTTATAAGAAATTTCATCCACACGTAGAAGACGTTCAAGAAAATGCAGAACGCGAAAGCGGCGAGCGCATCCTGGGAGAACACCCAGAAAGTGGTAGAACCGTGTTGGTGCGATTAGGAAAATACGGACCAATGGCTCAAATAGGCGCTCCAGATGATGAGGAAAAACAATTTGCCAGTTTGCGTCCTGATCAACAATTGCATTTAGTTACTCTAGAAGAAGTGCTAGATTTATTTAAACTTCCTAAAGACCTAGGTGTATATGATGGAGAAGAAGTAGAGACTAACAATGGCCGGTATGGACCTTATGTGCGTTGGGGTAAAAAATTCATATCATTACCCAAGGGTATGGACCCTCTAGATGTTGATATGGCAAAAGCCAAAGAGTTGATTGAAGAAAAGAAAAAAGCAGACGCACCTATATATGAGTATGAAGGGCTTCCGGTTCAAAAAGGGGTTGGGCGTTTCGGTCCATTTATTAAATGGAATAGTATGTTTATCAACGTGAACAAGAAGTATGATTTTGATAATCTTTCAGAAGAAGATATTATTGAATTGATAGAGGTCAAAAAACAAAAAGAAATTGATAAATTGATCAATGAATGGCCAGATGAAGGTATACGACTAGAAAAAGCACGTTGGGGGCGTTTCAATTTGATTAAAGGTAAAACAAAAGTTGAGCTTCCTAAGAGTACAAAAGCCGATAAAATTACGCTTGAAGAAGCAAAAGATATTTTAGAAAAAAAAGCGCCAAAAAAGAAAACCCGAAAAAAGAAAAAAACATCAGCTAAGAAAAAATAA
- the gldL gene encoding gliding motility protein GldL gives MAQSKSSKKLFNMAYGLGASIVILGALFKILHWELGPLNGGILLAIGLITEAIIFAISAFEPVDDDLDWSLVYPELAGGQSRGKKKEEQPKDAEGLLSKKLDEMLKEARIDSELMNSLSTSIRSFEGAAKGMAPTAEAMSSTKKYSEEMALAAAQMESLNSLYKVQVESTSRQAEVNEQVAENATQLKQQMEHLATNLSSLNGVYGGMLSAMNRN, from the coding sequence ATGGCACAGTCAAAATCATCAAAGAAACTGTTTAACATGGCCTATGGCCTTGGAGCTTCTATTGTAATCTTAGGAGCTTTATTTAAAATACTTCACTGGGAACTTGGCCCTCTTAATGGAGGTATCCTTTTAGCAATTGGTCTTATTACTGAAGCAATTATTTTTGCAATTTCAGCATTTGAACCTGTAGATGACGATTTAGACTGGTCATTGGTTTACCCAGAATTGGCTGGAGGTCAATCAAGAGGGAAAAAGAAAGAAGAGCAGCCTAAAGATGCAGAAGGGCTTTTATCTAAGAAGCTAGATGAAATGCTAAAAGAAGCACGTATCGATTCAGAATTAATGAACAGCCTAAGTACAAGCATTCGTTCTTTTGAAGGTGCTGCAAAAGGAATGGCTCCAACTGCAGAAGCAATGAGCTCTACCAAAAAATATAGCGAGGAGATGGCTTTAGCCGCTGCTCAAATGGAATCATTAAACAGCCTCTATAAAGTACAAGTAGAATCTACAAGCCGTCAAGCTGAAGTTAATGAGCAAGTAGCAGAGAACGCTACTCAATTAAAACAACAAATGGAGCATTTAGCTACAAACCTTTCTTCACTTAATGGAGTCTACGGTGGAATGCTTTCAGCAATGAATAGAAACTAA
- a CDS encoding inorganic diphosphatase: MLQINSEVIRSRYLAAIALAAISLLFTQCSSLEDVSTFSTQKNIHVIVEIPAGTNAKVEYNKQLKKLKIDQENGKDRIIEYLPYPGNYGFIPSTYSNPEKGGDGDPLDALVISSRLLSGSVVETIPIGVLKILDNGEQDYKIICIPSEKKLQTVSAASFDEFSEKYPDALTIIELWFSNYDQKDTVIVKGWGDEKEALSEINKVLK; this comes from the coding sequence ATGTTACAAATAAATTCTGAAGTAATAAGATCAAGATACCTTGCCGCTATTGCACTAGCAGCTATAAGTTTACTCTTTACGCAATGCAGTTCTCTGGAAGATGTTTCTACTTTTTCAACCCAAAAAAACATTCATGTTATAGTTGAAATACCAGCAGGAACCAACGCAAAGGTTGAGTATAACAAACAACTAAAAAAACTAAAGATTGATCAAGAAAATGGTAAGGATCGCATTATAGAATACCTCCCCTATCCTGGCAACTACGGATTTATCCCTTCTACATATTCAAACCCTGAAAAAGGCGGTGATGGCGACCCTCTTGATGCTTTGGTTATATCATCCCGCTTGCTTTCGGGCTCTGTAGTTGAAACCATTCCTATTGGTGTTCTTAAAATTTTGGACAACGGTGAGCAAGATTATAAAATAATTTGTATTCCGTCAGAAAAAAAACTACAAACTGTTTCTGCAGCATCGTTTGATGAATTTTCAGAAAAATATCCAGATGCGCTTACAATAATCGAACTCTGGTTTTCAAACTACGACCAAAAAGATACTGTCATTGTTAAAGGTTGGGGTGATGAAAAGGAAGCCCTTTCTGAAATAAATAAGGTTTTAAAATAA
- the miaB gene encoding tRNA (N6-isopentenyl adenosine(37)-C2)-methylthiotransferase MiaB, protein MEEKIIDENKQGEALVLEPQKQNARKLYIESYGCQMNFSDSEIVASILAKEGFNTTQKLEEADLVLVNTCSIRDKAEQTVRKRLEKYNAVKRENPGMKVGVLGCMAERLKSKFLEEEKIVDMVVGPDAYKDLPNLIEEVDAGRDAVNVILSKEETYGDVAPVRLGGNGVTAFVSITRGCDNMCTFCVVPFTRGRERSRDPQSIVAEVNDLAEKGYKEITLLGQNVDSYLWYGGGLKKDFNKATDIQKATATNFAGLLDLVATAQPNMRIRFSTSNPQDMTEDVLHSMAKHKNICNYIHLPVQSGSTRILKEMNRQHTREEYFELIDKVREIIPDCAISQDMITGFPTETEQDHQDTLTLMEYVKYDFGFMFMYSERPGTMAARKLEDDVPEAIKKRRLTEIVNLQQQHSAYRTKQFLGKTVEVLIEKESKKSNKEWSGRTEQNTVAVFPKEHYKVGDFVNVKINDCTTATLIGEAVGYSENN, encoded by the coding sequence ATGGAAGAGAAAATTATTGACGAAAACAAACAAGGTGAGGCTTTAGTATTAGAACCACAAAAGCAAAACGCTCGAAAACTCTATATTGAAAGCTACGGTTGCCAAATGAATTTTAGCGACAGTGAAATTGTTGCTTCCATTCTAGCCAAAGAAGGATTCAATACTACTCAAAAGCTAGAGGAAGCAGACTTGGTTTTGGTCAACACATGTTCTATTCGGGATAAAGCCGAACAAACCGTAAGAAAACGACTTGAAAAATACAACGCTGTAAAACGCGAAAACCCAGGAATGAAAGTTGGCGTATTAGGCTGTATGGCAGAACGCCTTAAAAGTAAATTTCTAGAAGAAGAAAAAATTGTCGATATGGTAGTGGGGCCAGATGCCTATAAAGATCTACCCAACTTAATAGAAGAGGTAGACGCCGGTCGTGATGCTGTAAATGTAATTTTAAGTAAAGAAGAAACTTACGGTGATGTAGCTCCGGTACGCCTGGGCGGTAATGGCGTTACGGCTTTTGTAAGCATCACAAGAGGTTGTGATAATATGTGTACTTTTTGCGTGGTACCTTTTACAAGAGGTAGAGAACGAAGCCGTGATCCACAAAGTATTGTTGCCGAAGTTAATGACTTAGCCGAAAAAGGGTATAAAGAAATTACTTTGCTAGGGCAAAACGTAGATAGTTATTTATGGTATGGTGGAGGATTAAAGAAAGACTTTAACAAAGCTACCGACATTCAAAAAGCAACTGCAACCAATTTTGCAGGCTTATTAGACCTAGTAGCTACAGCACAACCCAACATGCGTATTCGTTTTTCTACTAGCAATCCACAAGATATGACCGAAGATGTTTTGCACAGTATGGCAAAGCATAAAAATATTTGTAATTACATTCATTTACCTGTTCAAAGTGGTAGCACCCGCATTTTAAAAGAAATGAATCGTCAACACACTCGCGAAGAGTATTTTGAATTAATTGATAAAGTAAGAGAAATCATACCAGACTGCGCCATTTCTCAGGATATGATAACCGGTTTTCCTACAGAGACAGAGCAAGATCACCAAGATACATTAACATTGATGGAATACGTAAAATATGATTTTGGATTTATGTTTATGTATTCAGAAAGACCGGGTACAATGGCTGCTCGTAAACTTGAAGATGATGTGCCGGAAGCAATCAAAAAACGTCGCTTAACTGAAATTGTAAACCTACAACAACAGCACAGCGCATATAGAACCAAACAATTTTTAGGTAAAACCGTAGAAGTTTTAATTGAAAAGGAATCTAAGAAAAGTAATAAAGAATGGAGTGGTCGTACAGAGCAAAATACCGTAGCTGTATTTCCTAAAGAACATTATAAAGTAGGTGATTTTGTCAATGTAAAAATTAACGATTGCACAACAGCAACCTTAATTGGAGAAGCGGTTGGATATTCAGAAAATAATTAG
- the gldK gene encoding gliding motility lipoprotein GldK translates to MKKFIALTAIVAFLYSCNSGDRGELIGAEGKKWHPEKPFGMTLIPGGSFIMGKADDDFVAVNDAPTKTVTVRSFYMDETEITNAEYRQFVNWVRDSTVRLKLAILADEVGATPGDGGIGEFAFVDQESEEMTPWEQYNYDNYYGMGEDFYAGRKINNDIDIIWDTSEFPDEYYSEVMDTMYIPAEEAYNGQRTIDVDKLKFQYTYMDIGAAAKAKGKNRKDFIKKEEVKIYPDTTVWIKDFNYSYNEPMHNDYFWHEAYGDYPVVGVSWKQAKAFCAWRTLYKNAYQKSRNRQHVNSFRLPGEAEWEYAARGGLESATYPWGGPYAKNDRGCFMANFKPLRGDYAADQALYTVEADAYEPNDYNLYNMAGNVSEWVASSYDPASYEYTSTMNPNVNDPDNMRKVVRGGSWKDVAYFLQVSTRDYEYADSARSYIGFRTVQDYMGTDVTLNNDFGDGR, encoded by the coding sequence ATGAAGAAGTTTATTGCATTAACTGCGATTGTTGCCTTTCTATACAGCTGTAATTCCGGAGACCGGGGTGAATTAATAGGGGCAGAAGGTAAAAAATGGCATCCCGAAAAACCGTTTGGAATGACCCTTATCCCAGGTGGATCTTTCATCATGGGTAAAGCGGATGACGATTTTGTAGCCGTAAATGACGCGCCTACCAAAACAGTTACAGTCCGCTCTTTTTATATGGATGAAACTGAGATTACCAATGCAGAGTATCGACAATTTGTAAATTGGGTGCGAGACTCAACAGTGCGCCTTAAGTTGGCTATTTTAGCAGATGAAGTAGGAGCTACACCTGGTGATGGTGGTATTGGTGAATTTGCCTTTGTTGACCAAGAAAGTGAAGAAATGACTCCTTGGGAACAATACAACTATGATAACTATTACGGGATGGGTGAAGATTTCTATGCCGGAAGAAAAATAAACAATGATATTGATATCATTTGGGATACATCAGAATTTCCTGATGAGTATTATTCAGAAGTTATGGATACGATGTATATCCCTGCCGAAGAAGCTTACAATGGTCAGCGTACAATTGATGTAGATAAGTTGAAGTTTCAATATACTTATATGGATATTGGTGCTGCAGCAAAAGCAAAAGGTAAAAACAGAAAAGACTTCATAAAGAAAGAAGAAGTAAAAATATATCCAGATACAACAGTTTGGATCAAAGACTTTAATTACTCGTATAATGAGCCAATGCACAACGATTACTTTTGGCACGAAGCATACGGAGACTATCCGGTAGTAGGAGTAAGTTGGAAACAAGCAAAAGCATTTTGTGCTTGGAGAACTTTGTATAAAAATGCGTATCAAAAATCAAGAAATCGTCAACACGTAAATTCATTCCGTCTTCCAGGTGAAGCAGAGTGGGAATACGCTGCACGCGGTGGTCTCGAGTCTGCTACATATCCTTGGGGAGGTCCTTATGCTAAAAATGACAGAGGTTGTTTTATGGCAAACTTTAAACCTTTACGTGGTGATTATGCTGCAGATCAAGCCTTGTATACTGTAGAAGCAGACGCTTACGAGCCTAATGATTATAACCTTTATAATATGGCAGGTAATGTAAGTGAATGGGTAGCCTCTTCTTATGACCCTGCTTCATATGAATACACCTCAACTATGAACCCTAATGTTAACGATCCTGATAACATGAGAAAAGTAGTACGTGGTGGTTCTTGGAAAGATGTAGCTTACTTCTTGCAAGTGAGTACTCGTGATTATGAATATGCAGATTCTGCAAGAAGCTATATTGGTTTCAGAACTGTACAAGATTACATGGGTACAGATGTAACTTTAAACAATGATTTTGGTGACGGAAGATAA